Proteins from a single region of Polyangiaceae bacterium:
- a CDS encoding MBL fold metallo-hydrolase: MLGERISEDIVGLAARTPTLPPATHTNSYALGSREVLLVEPATPYEDERAQWVAWVRGLVAQGRTPLALVLTHHHADHVGGADFLARELELPIWAHEATAARLPELAVARRLRDGETLLLDGPRIQQWRVLHTPGHAPGHVCLFETQSKTVIVGDMVASVGTILIEPGDGDMREYLAQLQRLADLDASTALPAHGAPIHGPSALFRHYVTHRLMREGKVLAALERGPLDVEALLPLVYDDTPQSIWPLARLSLLAHLDKLLAEGRVVLHDAAYALNDD; this comes from the coding sequence GTGCTAGGCGAGCGGATCAGCGAAGACATCGTGGGCCTGGCCGCGCGGACGCCCACGCTGCCGCCCGCGACGCACACCAACTCCTACGCGCTGGGTTCGCGCGAAGTGCTGCTCGTCGAGCCCGCCACGCCCTACGAGGATGAGCGCGCACAGTGGGTCGCGTGGGTGCGCGGCCTCGTGGCGCAGGGACGCACGCCGCTTGCTCTCGTGCTCACGCACCATCACGCCGACCACGTGGGGGGCGCCGACTTCCTCGCGCGAGAGCTGGAGCTGCCCATTTGGGCTCACGAAGCCACGGCAGCGCGTTTGCCGGAGCTGGCTGTTGCGCGTCGACTGCGAGACGGCGAGACCCTGCTCCTCGACGGGCCCCGCATTCAGCAGTGGCGTGTGTTGCACACGCCCGGTCACGCTCCCGGTCACGTGTGCTTGTTCGAGACTCAGAGCAAGACGGTCATCGTCGGCGACATGGTCGCGAGCGTCGGCACGATCCTGATCGAGCCGGGCGATGGCGACATGCGCGAGTACCTCGCGCAACTGCAGCGTTTGGCGGATCTGGACGCGAGCACCGCGCTGCCCGCCCACGGCGCGCCGATTCATGGGCCTTCCGCTTTGTTTCGTCACTACGTAACGCACCGCTTGATGCGCGAGGGCAAAGTGCTTGCAGCGCTCGAGCGAGGTCCCCTCGATGTCGAAGCGCTGCTGCCCTTGGTGTACGACGATACGCCCCAAAGCATCTGGCCTTTGGCGCGACTCAGCCTGCTTGCGCACTTGGACAAGCTACTTGCCGAGGGTAGGGTGGTGCTCCATGATGCAGCGTACGCGCTGAATGACGACTGA
- a CDS encoding FliH/SctL family protein gives MTIGRGRVLKAGAEGWQALPTAPPAARAQGRRVPKEIVEAELRAKQIVQAAEAQAKATLEAARQEVAGVKLRAQAEGRAEAAAALAARAVELKVLEGRADERALDRLVQVATVLAERLLGERLVADPTRVTALARQALQEARGARAIKIHAHPEDAAVLRADLHRLGVDPSAVTFVEAPSRVRGHLLLETDIGVLDAELGPQLQRLGQRIRESLGP, from the coding sequence ATGACGATCGGTCGCGGCAGAGTGCTCAAGGCCGGTGCCGAGGGTTGGCAAGCGCTGCCGACGGCGCCTCCCGCAGCGCGGGCGCAGGGTCGACGCGTGCCGAAGGAGATCGTGGAGGCGGAGCTGCGCGCCAAGCAGATCGTGCAAGCGGCGGAAGCCCAGGCCAAGGCGACCCTGGAAGCAGCGAGGCAAGAGGTGGCCGGCGTGAAGCTGCGCGCCCAGGCCGAGGGCCGCGCGGAGGCGGCAGCTGCGCTCGCCGCTCGCGCGGTGGAGCTGAAGGTGCTCGAAGGGCGCGCCGACGAGCGCGCTCTCGATCGCTTGGTCCAGGTGGCCACGGTGCTCGCGGAGCGATTGCTCGGTGAGCGGCTGGTAGCAGATCCGACGCGAGTGACGGCACTCGCGCGTCAAGCGCTGCAAGAGGCGCGCGGCGCCCGCGCCATCAAGATCCACGCGCATCCCGAGGATGCCGCCGTGTTGCGTGCGGACCTGCACCGCCTGGGAGTGGATCCGAGCGCCGTGACCTTCGTGGAAGCACCGAGCCGCGTGCGTGGACACCTGCTGCTCGAAACGGACATCGGCGTCCTCGACGCAGAACTCGGACCGCAGTTGCAGCGCCTGGGTCAGCGCATTCGGGAATCCCTGGGTCCATGA